Below is a genomic region from Ictalurus furcatus strain D&B chromosome 27, Billie_1.0, whole genome shotgun sequence.
TAGGATGTCACATGTTTAGGTTGGATGTGATGTGAATTtgattgtgaatgtgtgtgtgtgcatgagtgtagAAATGTCTTACTTGGGCACTTTGACCTTGATGTGGACGTAGTGGTCTCCGTAGCCGTACCCATTCACACGGGCGATTCCTTTACCACCCAGACGAATCTTCTGGTCTGTCTGAATCCCTGGAGGAAtctggaggaggaaaaaaaaaaaaacaacattcgtgtgatgtgatgcagcaataaatggaaaaaaaagaacattcgtgtgatgtgatgcagcaataaatggaaaaaaacaacaattctcCACTGCATTTTGAGAATCGCAGCCCCTGtaaccctcacctgctcagATCAACTGTAATTCACATTGGATAAAAAGTAAAtgtacaaaacaacaacagcaacaaatatatacatttacctGTACTAGACTCTTAACTGGCTATTTAACTCAATACTACCCTCTAGTGGCTGTACTCGTCACTGCATCTAGACAGATACAGGAAGTAGAACACTACATCCAGATGTACCATCGTACAGTTTCTGAGTGTATACATACGTATGCCTGTTGTGAAAAAGAACCCGAATTTCAAAGGGATATTTTGTCTAACGGTGCAAATTTCACTCGTCAACACAACACGATTAGAATAAGGTGTGTGCTGAGTGTGAACACGTCTCACCGCAATGTCGACCGTCCCGTAGAGGCCCTGAGCTCGAGCCGTTCCACCGAGAATGGCCTGAGCCACAGAGATCATCACGTCAGAGTGGATGTCAGGCCCATCACGCCGAAACGTTGGACTCCTCTGGACCTGAGACACAAATCCCAACACGCAAAAGCCCTAATATTAAACACAATGTATGCTggtgctcaaaaaaaaaaaccaaaggaacgtaaacacacactatacccCGGTGTTATATAGATTATTGCGGTAAGTGACTGAGGAACACTGAAGGTAAACTCACTCTGAACGTGATGTAAACCTGCTTATTTCCTGTGGACATCCTCACCGTCTGGCCGTCCTCCActcctaaaaaaataaaaaaatttaaaaacccacacatatacacgcagTTAAATTTACACGACTGTTTATTTCACGTTCAGAAGAAATCTTTATAGCTGCTGGaacgtaagcgataacaggaccTGGCTTTCCACAACATCAGACTCGCGACTATAAAGTGATCGAaactcaaatcaaatcaaatctgtATAACGGAATGCAGGTAAAATAAATGACTCGTTAAGAGAGTAAACAGACCTGCAGGTACAGGCACCATGAGGCTCTTTTTCTGTTTGGTGTGGCCTGTTCCTCTGCACATCACACAGGGCGTGATGATGATTGAGCCCCGCCCACCACAGCGCCGACACGTGGAACGCATCATAAACGGGCCCGTGTTTACcgactcctacacacacacacacacacacacacacacacagtaatatgGCATGATAAGAATAATACGTATCTTCTGACTCTGAAGTCTCCGTGGAGACGGTTGCTACGGTGCTCTCACCATGCCGGTGCCGTTGCAGTAGTGACACTGTGTGACTTTGGTGCCCGGCTCGTGACCTTTACCATGGCAACGTGGACAGTCATCCTCGATGTTCACTGTGATCTCCTTGTTCACTCCTTTGGCTGCCTGGGTGAACGTCAGCTCCAtgacatactacacacacacacacatcatctagAGAATTACATAACTTATACACTTAAAcaatagctttaaaaaaaaaaaagtcatcataTAATAACTGTACGAAGAAATATCTGGCGTCGGAGCTGACCTCAAGCGGCTGTTCGAAAATGGAGCTGAAGTCTCCGAACCCTTGCGCTCCGGTAAATTCCCCGAAGATCTTCCTGAACAGCTCCTCTGGGTCCACGGTGGTGCTGCTCCGCCAGTACTGCTGCCCCGCTCCGCTTGCACTCGGCCCCGCCGAACCGTACGTATCATACTGCTTTCGTTTTACTTCATCGCTCAgaacctgctcacacacacacacgataaaaCAGCACGTGTTAATTCACTTAATAACCAAACATAAgattaaaaaatgcattaatatgTGTCTTTTCCTTGAACCTGACCTCGTATGCTTCCGCTAGCTTGGAGAACTTCTCTTTAGCCTGCGGGTCATCTTGGTTTGTATCGGGATGGTATTTCTTCGCCAGCTGCAGGACAACAAACGTCGTTATCGCATCACTGGAGCTACAGGATTTGCGCAACAAAGTGAATATGGTAAAGGTTCAGAGTTTTGTGTTGCCTACATTCACCGCACAAAGCTCACCCTCTCTGAAGTCTGGCCCGTGGCTTCTCACGCCATCGACCGTAAATAAAGCACTACTTTGCTACTTTTATAGATTAGTTAGTcatatttgctttagatcataTCAACGACCGTACTATTTTGAGAATCACAAACTTCAGTATGTTGAGTAGAAAAGACAAGCCGTCACAGTGCTGTCCTCCCATTTTGTAACTCGAACAACGTGTcgaaaatgacatcatttcGAACTCCGTCTTGACCAGATGGCCACAGTTTAAAGCGGGCACCAATTTAGTAGCAGAagtgaaagtaactgttacCAAGAGCAAATGCTTCTTTCGCAACCtcgtgtcctttccccttcagttaACTGGCTTTTCGACCAGGCCGAGTGTAGTTTTGACGTGGCTCCCGAGGCGTCAAAAAAAATCTAACGTCGGCCAGATGATAACGACCTGCCTGAATTTGTTCAGCAACGTTGTGTTGTTTGAAATCCAAGCAGAAGCGAATGGTGGATAATCTCTATCGTGTTTTCTAGAGcgaggggggaaaagaaaaaaaaaaacccacccccGTTTCAAACGCTGAAATGCACTGCTGACCTGATAGTACGCTTTCTTGATCTCTTTCTGCGTGGCGGTGCGTGGGATTCCCAGCACGCTGTACAAATCCTGCTCCTCGTGACACACCGAGCTGCTATGGAAGGCGTGCGAGCTGAACATACAGAGCCGATTAaaccctgtaacacacacatgcacatcaaGAATGTCAACAGAATCTGGcgttcaaaacaaacaaacaacaaaaaaaacattactactatatacagtggattgcataagtatgcaccctttgaacttttccacgttTCGCAGAACGGAAATTGATGTAATTGGGATGTTAGGTCATGAATCTAGACAAAAGCCAAGAACTTGAACGTTTTTATAAATTAGACGTCAACcggttttgccgattaatcTGCACTGATAACCGATCGCTGCTTGCGTCCTTTGTAGAAGCGACTGAGAAAGGTCCGCTGTCATTGCACAGTACGAGagtggcctctagaggcgaaataaaaacttgtTGTCCATCTTTGAGCAATTTTGTTGCGTTATTtgaagtggggtttttttttttattcattttagatttttatttggagGGGTATGCTTTGGTTCAGTTTGAatgtacatgttttatttacttaaatgtgtattaatagtttatatatattaatatttctcatttatttcatttaaacaaaaaaaaaaaagtacttatc
It encodes:
- the dnaja3b gene encoding dnaJ heat shock protein family (Hsp40) member A3b, with product MAASTTSRFVRCVSKALPRLSTTWTPVSSCRYENVSGSTFMSCRYYISGVDTSRRREENNVTLRGCAGFNRLCMFSSHAFHSSSVCHEEQDLYSVLGIPRTATQKEIKKAYYQLAKKYHPDTNQDDPQAKEKFSKLAEAYEVLSDEVKRKQYDTYGSAGPSASGAGQQYWRSSTTVDPEELFRKIFGEFTGAQGFGDFSSIFEQPLEYVMELTFTQAAKGVNKEITVNIEDDCPRCHGKGHEPGTKVTQCHYCNGTGMESVNTGPFMMRSTCRRCGGRGSIIITPCVMCRGTGHTKQKKSLMVPVPAGVEDGQTVRMSTGNKQVYITFRVQRSPTFRRDGPDIHSDVMISVAQAILGGTARAQGLYGTVDIAIPPGIQTDQKIRLGGKGIARVNGYGYGDHYVHIKVKVPKKLSRRQRDLILSYAEEETDVEGSVNGVTRSASASSQHAAKESRADPKNDEEQPEKEEGGFFSRLKKMFS